The sequence AAACACTTCAATGGCTCTTTGAAACGATTAGCTGAAGTGAAGGAAAACACGCGGCTTCCTATTCTCATGAAGGATATTGTTGTCGATCCGGTTCAAGTTGAAGCTGCTTTGAGGCTTGGCGCCGACGCTATCTTGCTTATTTACGCAGTGTTTAAAGATAACATGATTAAGTACTCGCTTGAGGAAGTTATCGATCTAGCTCACTCCTTGAACTTGGAGGTTCTTCTTGAAACCCATACACGTGGGGAATTTCGATCGGCGCTCAAAACGGAAGCAGATCTCATAGGAATAAACAATAGGAACATTAGAACATTGAAGGTTGACCTAAACACAACGAAGAGGATTTTGGACAAAGTAGACCCTAATGGAAGGATAGTTGTAAGCGAAAGCGGCGTAGAGAAAGCCGAAGACATACGTTTTCTGTGGAAATGCGGCGCAAGAGCTTTTCTAGTAGGCTCAGCAGTCATGCTTGCAGAGGATATTCAAGGAAAAATTAGGGAGCTTGTGAATGCTATATGAGTACTGTAAAAGTGAAAATCTGTGGCATAACCCGTGAAGAGGACTTGGAAGCCGCTTGCCGCTTCGGCGCAGACATGGTTGGCTTCGTTGTTGAAGTTCCATCATCACCGAGAAATTTAAGCATCGAGAGAGCCGAATATCTGTTCCGACTTGTACCCCACAATGTTAAAAGCGTGCTGGTAACGGTGCCATCCAGCCTAGACCAGCTTTTAGAAACTTACAAGCGAGTGAAACCGGACATAATACAGCTTCATGGCGATGGTGTCAAAGACTATGATCTTCTACGCGAAAAGCTTCCCAAGGTTTTCCTTGTTAAGGCTTTAGCGATAGGATATGATGCAGTAACAAAAGCAGTGGATCTAATGCCATTTTTTGATGGTTTCCATGCTGACACTCACAGTGCAGGGAAGCATGGTGGAACTGGAATTGTTCACGATTGGAATTTGAGTCGACGGTTAAAGGAGGTTGTTCATCCAAAGCCTGTTATATTGGCTGGGGGGCTTAATCCATGGAATGTAAGAGACGCCATCAGAACTGTCAAGCCATACGCTGTGGATGTCTCTTCGGGCGTTGAATCAAAGCCGGGAATTAAGGATCATTTGCTTATGGAGGCATTTATAAGAAACGCCAAGAACGAGTCTTTCAAAACTGTTAGACGTAAAGCTGTTTAGTGAGTGATGCTCATGGCCAAAGGCAGGTTTGGCAGATACGGCGGAATGTATGTAAGCGAAGTTCTTATGCATGCATTGTTAGAGCTTGAAGAGGCCTTTGAGCGTATATATCCAACAGAAGAGTTTCAAAGGGATTTTCATGGATTACTAAGGGATTATGGGGGGCGCCCTACACCGCTTTACTACGCAAGAAACTTCAGCAAGCATGTTGGGTTTAAGGTTTACCTTAAACGTGAAGACTTGCTGTGCGGGGGGTCCCATAAGCTTAACAACGCGCTTGGACAAGCGTTGCTAGCAAAAAGGATGGGGAAGAAACGCCTTATCACGGAGACGGCGGCAGGACAGCATGGATTGGCTACTGCTATGGCTGGCAATATATGCGGCCTCAAGACTGAAATATTTATGGGCGCGAAAGACATTGAACGTCAAGCTTCAAACGTTAAGAAAATGAAGCTTCTAGGCGCAACGGTCAAGCCTGTAAAAACCGGGGCTGGAGTGCTTAAGGATGCTGTTTCGGAGACGCTGCGCGAGTGGGCTGCATGCTCAAGGACAACACATTATCTTATAGGCTCAACTGTTGGGCCGCATCCCTTTCCAACAATAGTTGCAACTTTCCAGAGCGTGATAGGCCAAGAATTAAAAAAGCAGATACTCGAAAAGGAGGGTAGGCTTCCAGACGCCATCGTTGCTTGCGGAAGCGGTGGAAGCAACGCCCTCGGAGCCTTCAAGCCATTCATAGACCACACTGGCGTGAGGTTATACTTTGTTGAGGGAGGAGGCGAACGTTTGGGGGCTGAAAA comes from Candidatus Bathyarchaeota archaeon and encodes:
- a CDS encoding indole-3-glycerol-phosphate synthase, which produces MKLNMVDFLKTLIRDALETVRSGYYRHALNESYASSPKTSLKKAIMECHHAPVIAEIKPESPSRGKLRQVVNSAEMARLIEAGGAVGISVLTEPKHFNGSLKRLAEVKENTRLPILMKDIVVDPVQVEAALRLGADAILLIYAVFKDNMIKYSLEEVIDLAHSLNLEVLLETHTRGEFRSALKTEADLIGINNRNIRTLKVDLNTTKRILDKVDPNGRIVVSESGVEKAEDIRFLWKCGARAFLVGSAVMLAEDIQGKIRELVNAI
- a CDS encoding phosphoribosylanthranilate isomerase: MSTVKVKICGITREEDLEAACRFGADMVGFVVEVPSSPRNLSIERAEYLFRLVPHNVKSVLVTVPSSLDQLLETYKRVKPDIIQLHGDGVKDYDLLREKLPKVFLVKALAIGYDAVTKAVDLMPFFDGFHADTHSAGKHGGTGIVHDWNLSRRLKEVVHPKPVILAGGLNPWNVRDAIRTVKPYAVDVSSGVESKPGIKDHLLMEAFIRNAKNESFKTVRRKAV
- the trpB gene encoding tryptophan synthase subunit beta, which translates into the protein MAKGRFGRYGGMYVSEVLMHALLELEEAFERIYPTEEFQRDFHGLLRDYGGRPTPLYYARNFSKHVGFKVYLKREDLLCGGSHKLNNALGQALLAKRMGKKRLITETAAGQHGLATAMAGNICGLKTEIFMGAKDIERQASNVKKMKLLGATVKPVKTGAGVLKDAVSETLREWAACSRTTHYLIGSTVGPHPFPTIVATFQSVIGQELKKQILEKEGRLPDAIVACGSGGSNALGAFKPFIDHTGVRLYFVEGGGERLGAENSAAALQLGTPGVLHGCLSIIMQDRWGQIRPSKTRAAGLNYPGRGPEIAHLCEIGRVKPCYALDREVFEAVRIMCRTEGLIPALETAHAIAYVLNHPEEFNRDDVVVINFSGRGDKDIETILRFFYGSS